One window from the genome of Dehalococcoidia bacterium encodes:
- the tenA gene encoding thiaminase II — MSERFTDRLRSLADEVWQAQHMHPFVRGIGTGTVDREQFKHWVRQDYLFLVEYGRLLALAAARAPDLETMRRFADLTQSTLGTEMDLHRSYAAEFGITEAELEEEVMSPTTRAYTDFLLRCATVGDYVELVAALLPCMWGFSEIGRELARAGMPSDPLCAKWIEMYASEDFAALADWCRDLLDDLAEHLPPVEQDRLARIFLTSSRYELMFWDMARNLERWPE; from the coding sequence ATGAGCGAGAGGTTTACGGACAGATTGCGCTCGCTGGCCGACGAGGTGTGGCAGGCGCAGCACATGCACCCCTTCGTGCGCGGCATCGGCACGGGGACCGTGGACCGTGAGCAGTTCAAACACTGGGTGCGCCAGGACTACCTCTTCCTGGTGGAGTACGGCCGCCTTCTTGCCCTTGCCGCCGCCCGGGCGCCGGACCTGGAGACGATGCGGCGATTTGCGGACCTGACGCAGTCCACCCTCGGGACCGAGATGGACCTGCACCGCTCGTACGCCGCGGAGTTCGGGATCACCGAAGCCGAGCTGGAGGAAGAGGTCATGAGCCCGACGACCCGGGCCTACACGGACTTCCTCCTGCGTTGTGCCACCGTTGGTGATTATGTCGAGTTAGTTGCCGCCCTCCTGCCCTGCATGTGGGGCTTCTCCGAGATCGGGCGCGAGCTCGCGCGCGCCGGGATGCCGTCCGACCCCCTCTGCGCGAAGTGGATCGAGATGTATGCATCAGAGGACTTCGCCGCCCTGGCCGATTGGTGCCGGGACCTCCTCGATGACCTCGCCGAGCATCTGCCGCCGGTGGAGCAGGACAGACTCGCCCGTATCTTCCTGACGAGCAGCCGCTACGAGCTCATGTTCTGGGACATGGCGCGGAATCTCGAGCGCTGGCCGGAATAA